In Nocardia sp. NBC_01327, the genomic stretch GGTGCGGACGAGGATTTCCTGCGCTCGCTCGAGCTCGTGCTGCACATCGGGCCCGCCACTGAGGAGCAGCTGTCGCGGGTCGAGGAGCTGACGCTGCGCACCAGCCAGATGAACGCCACCGGTGTGCACTACTCGGATGCGACACTGCGCGCACTGCTGCGGGATCCGAAGCACGAGATCCTGGTTGCGGCCATGTCCGATCGCTTCGGACCACACGGTGCGGTCGGCGTGATATTGATCGAAAAGCATTCCAGCGTATGGCATCTCAGGCTGCTGGCGACCTCGTGCCGGGTCGTATCGTTCGGTGCGGGCTCGACCCTGCTCGCCTGGCTCGGGGATCGCGCGCACCGGGCGGGCGTGCATTTCGTAGCCGACTTCCGCCCCACCGACCGCAACCGCATGATGGAGATCGCCTACCGGTTCGCCGGCTTCGACGATGAACCGTGTCACTGCCGCGATGCCCTGGCCGCACCCGAGGTCGCGGGCGTCGAGCGACTGCACCTGCTTCCCGCCGAATGGAGCGGGTCGGCAACGACGCGGCTGGAAACGACCGACTCGATCTGCGCACCGGCAAGCGCACCCGAAGCCGCGCGCCGATCGTGAACCTCAGTCCCGGCGAGAAGCGGTCGCCGCGTCTCGCCGGGACTTCGGCACCGATATCCGGGGATTCGTGGGCCGCATCGGTCGTCACCTTCGGATCCGTTGCAGCGCAAGTTGTTTTGGTGGGGCAACTCGGCAGACTGAACGTGGCCCGCGCTCAGGTGAGCCGGCGTGCCAGGGTGATGCCGTCGGCCATGGTCAGCATGCTGATCTCCACACGGTTGTCGGACCGCAGGAGGGCATTGAGCTCGCGCACGCCCTGCGTGTCCGCATCCTGCGCGCCCGGATCGGCCACCCGCCCGAAGAAGAGAGTGTTGTCCACCACGATCAGGCCGCCGAGCCGGACGAGTTCGAGTGAAAGTTCGTAGTACCGAGGGTAATTGGCCTTGTCCGCGTCGATGAACACCAGATCGAACAGGCCCGGGCCCTCGTCGGCCAGCAACTGCTCGAGCGTCGCGCAGGCCTCACCGACCCGCAACTCGATGCGGTCACCCACCCCCGCGCGACCCCAGTACGGGACGCCTATCGCGGGCCACCGGTCAGTGATGTCGCAGGTGATCAGATGGCCCGTGGCGGGCAGCGCACGCGCGAGGCACAGCGTGCTGTAGCCGGTGAACGTGCCGATCTCCAGAATCGCGTGTGCGTTCACGAGTCCGGCGAGCAGTGCCAGCAGTTGTCCCTCCTCGGCGAGCACCTGCATGGCCGTCCCACCTGGCAGGTCCGCGGTTTCCGCTCGCAATTCGCGCAGAATCTCGTCCTCCCGGAGGGAGACGTGCCGGATGTAGTCGGTGAGTTGCGCTGTGACTGCTATCTGATCGGCCACGATGATCCTTCGTAAGGGAGCGGTCAAGAGGGTGCCCATCTCTCGCCTGGTGTGTGCACCGTGGGCGATCTCGATGCTGGCAGGGGCCGATAGCGTTTCGGTAGCGCCCAGGTGTCCGGTGCGGGGCCCGTGCGATATCGCGGCGGAATCCGCGAGCCACGGCCCGGCAATACGCTGCTGGAAGTGCCTGTCACCGGAATTCCGCCGCGCGTTTCGCCGCAACACGCGTCGGCCCGTGACGGTGCCCGGGCTGCCTGCCGGACCGGCGGATTGTGATCGCAACGGAACAGCGAAATGGACAACATGGACGACGAGAAGAACTGGTTCAGACGGCTGGCGCCTGCGGATCGGGCCGGGCACCGGCTCGTCTGCTTTCCGCACGCGGGCGGCGCCGCGAGTTACTTCTTGCCGGTGGCGCGGGCGCTGGCGCCGGAGGTCGATGTCGTCGGCGTGCAGTACCCCGGTCGGCAGGACCGGCGCAATGAGCCCGGCATCGGAGACATCGGTGAGCTTGCCGACCGAATCCACGAGCTCATGCGGAAGTGGGCAGCAGAGCCGCTGACACTGTTCGGGCACAGCATGGGCGCAGTCATCGCGTTCGAAGTAGCTCGGCGTCTGCGGCGGGACAGCCCGGAGCGGCCCCTGCACCTGTTCGCCTCCGGGCGTCGCGCCCCGCACCTGCAGCGCGGAGACATGGTGCATCTGCGCGATGATGCGGGCATCGCCGCCGAGGTGCGTGCACTCGGCGGCACCGAGTCTCTGCTGCTCGAGGATCCGGAGGTGCTGGCGATGATCCTGCCCGCCTTGCGCAGCGACTATCGCGCGGTCGAGACGTACCGATTCGCCCCGGACGGCCCGCCGCCGTGCCCGATCACGGTGCTCACCGGAGACCGGGATCCGCACACCACCGTCGAGGAGGCACGGGAGTGGGTCCACCATTCGGGCGACCCGTTCGACATGCGGGTTTTTCCCGGCGGCCACTTCTTTCTGAGCAGTAGCGCCACCGGCGTGCTGGCTCTGCTCGCGGATCATTTCGAGGCATCCGGGCCGAGCCGGGCGATCGGCCCGCGGTCGGATCGACCGGGTGCGCGGTACCGGGCGTGACGTCGGCTGTCCGCGCCCGGTACCGCGCACCCGGTCAGGACAGGAGTCGTTCGGGGGGCCCGAAGGGCACGTCCGTCGGGTATCCGTGCTGGCTCAGGCGCCGCAATGCGGCGATATAGTACCCCGACAGCTCCTCCTGGTAGAGGCGCTCGCGAGCAAAGGCCCAGCTCAAGCGGTCAATGGTGTAGTGGCCGCGGTTCGGCCCGCGCAGGACGTGTACCTCTGCCAACTCCTCCAGCAGATCCTCGGCCCGGTTCTCGGAACACTCCAGCAGTACGGCGATGGTGTGCGGGCGGATGTGGCGGCTGGAGATCATGCCGAGCCAGCGGAAAGCCTTGCGCAGCTCGTCACCGTCCTTCGGGCGGTGGCCCAGTGCCCGGTACCAGCGGTCCAGCGGCGCACGGATCGAGAGATCCCCGACCTGTAGTTCGTTCAGGATTCGCTGGGGATCGGCGAGCCTGCGCGCGGTGTCGTCCAGCCTGCGATTCGGCCGGTTGAGCAGGCGCAGGCCGATGATGCGCAATGCCAGGGGCAGGCCGGAACAGGCCTGTACGACAGATCGTGCCGACTCGATCTCATTGTCGACCCGTTCCTTGCCGATTATCCCGGCCAGCAGGTCCATCGCGATCTGCTCGTCCAGTGGTGCCAGCGCGATGGTGACAGACCCGTCGAGGTCGGCGAGACGCCGGCGGCTGCCGACCAGGCTGCGGCTGTCGCCGCCGGCGGGCAGCAGTGGACGCGCCTGGGAGGCGTCGCAGACATCGTCGAGCACGATCAATACCCGGCGCTGGGCGACTACGGAACGATAGAGCGCAAGTCGGCTGGTATCGCTGTCCGGGATGGCCGCGCGAGGCACACCCAGGCTGGTCAGGAATCGCAGGGCGAGCGCGCCGGGATCGACCGATGAGCCGTCCGGTCCGATGAGACTCGCGTAGAGCTGCCCGTCGGGGAACTCGTCGGCGACGGCGTGCGCGACCCGTAGCAGCAAGCTTGTCTTCCCGATGCCGGCGGCCCCGGTGACGATGCCCGCCGCCGCCGCTTGCCGTGGGTCCGATCGCGTGATGAGCAGCTCGGTCAGTTCGTGGCTTTCACTGTCGCGGCCGATGAAATCCCGCACCCGGGGAGGAAGCTGCGCGGGCAGCGGTATCTCCGCGCCTGCTGCCGGGGGATCACTGTTCGGGGGAGGTGCGATGGTGA encodes the following:
- a CDS encoding thioesterase II family protein; translated protein: MDNMDDEKNWFRRLAPADRAGHRLVCFPHAGGAASYFLPVARALAPEVDVVGVQYPGRQDRRNEPGIGDIGELADRIHELMRKWAAEPLTLFGHSMGAVIAFEVARRLRRDSPERPLHLFASGRRAPHLQRGDMVHLRDDAGIAAEVRALGGTESLLLEDPEVLAMILPALRSDYRAVETYRFAPDGPPPCPITVLTGDRDPHTTVEEAREWVHHSGDPFDMRVFPGGHFFLSSSATGVLALLADHFEASGPSRAIGPRSDRPGARYRA
- a CDS encoding class I SAM-dependent methyltransferase translates to MADQIAVTAQLTDYIRHVSLREDEILRELRAETADLPGGTAMQVLAEEGQLLALLAGLVNAHAILEIGTFTGYSTLCLARALPATGHLITCDITDRWPAIGVPYWGRAGVGDRIELRVGEACATLEQLLADEGPGLFDLVFIDADKANYPRYYELSLELVRLGGLIVVDNTLFFGRVADPGAQDADTQGVRELNALLRSDNRVEISMLTMADGITLARRLT
- a CDS encoding AfsR/SARP family transcriptional regulator gives rise to the protein MEFLILGPLVVRSGEGEVAISAPRQRIVLTTLLLNPNKIISVDRIAQFVWDDPLPPSAAATVRTYVMRLRRALGPFGVERIQTRAPGYRIQIHDDDTDLGRFLSHRRAAKTLAESGQLAGAVEELDRGLSLWRSDPFTDVPCTRLHESESGHLRELRLQTLGWRVDMQLELHRHAEILPELRRVVREHPLNEAFVGRLMLALFRAGQQPEALELFQRVRDDLIGQFGMEPGSELREMQARILRGEDGSVITIAPPPNSDPPAAGAEIPLPAQLPPRVRDFIGRDSESHELTELLITRSDPRQAAAAGIVTGAAGIGKTSLLLRVAHAVADEFPDGQLYASLIGPDGSSVDPGALALRFLTSLGVPRAAIPDSDTSRLALYRSVVAQRRVLIVLDDVCDASQARPLLPAGGDSRSLVGSRRRLADLDGSVTIALAPLDEQIAMDLLAGIIGKERVDNEIESARSVVQACSGLPLALRIIGLRLLNRPNRRLDDTARRLADPQRILNELQVGDLSIRAPLDRWYRALGHRPKDGDELRKAFRWLGMISSRHIRPHTIAVLLECSENRAEDLLEELAEVHVLRGPNRGHYTIDRLSWAFARERLYQEELSGYYIAALRRLSQHGYPTDVPFGPPERLLS
- a CDS encoding HAD-IIIC family phosphatase, whose translation is MTTEAVPAQVSTIKCLVWDLDNTLWQGTLLEDGEVVLAETIRDVIVELDSRGILQSVCSRNDHDPAWARLQALGLAEYFVLPEIGWGRKSDAVHRIAEQLNFAPGTIAFIDDQPAERAEVTYHLPEVRCYPAEAAATLTDLPEFTPAVSTVDSRRRREMYQAGFRRDAERTEFDGADEDFLRSLELVLHIGPATEEQLSRVEELTLRTSQMNATGVHYSDATLRALLRDPKHEILVAAMSDRFGPHGAVGVILIEKHSSVWHLRLLATSCRVVSFGAGSTLLAWLGDRAHRAGVHFVADFRPTDRNRMMEIAYRFAGFDDEPCHCRDALAAPEVAGVERLHLLPAEWSGSATTRLETTDSICAPASAPEAARRS